The Gemmata palustris genome includes a region encoding these proteins:
- a CDS encoding bifunctional YncE family protein/alkaline phosphatase family protein, which translates to MRGQSLLAVGTLLIACAGLFAVDPPAKSEQKAESKPLERVLPGLRKDGSVQLPNQWSLRPAGRHIEAGDFPVNIAIHPTGEFAAVLCAGFGPHEILIIDLNPERTRVLSRVQINQAFYGLTWSVDGKQICASGGEDEVVHVFDFDKGYLTKGKPLDVSVPKRKGVVGGLAFDPTGKDLFVAVPWADAVVRVPLVNPENKKVIPFTPEQFKKEPNKGEPPSPPDGRKEEKTNAKTQDEPEGAKDPQVYPYACLVEPGGKRCFVSLWARAGVAVIDLEKNQVVATWATAEHPTEMVLSPKGDALYVACANSTKVSVIDPATGQGLQTINCALYPNAPNGNTPNSLTMTPDGQMLFVANADANNLGVFTIADRTKAVSLGFIPTGWYPTSVRYNPTDKQLYVANGKGLSSKANRGGPNPLVPFARNLNEYIGQLLKGSLAVMKLPTPEQMATHSKTAYSCSPYLQGGAVRADAVEAGNPIPKKLGDASPIKYCIYVVKENRTYDQVFGDIKEGNGDASLCLFPEAVTPNHHKLAKQFVLLDNLYVDGEVSADGHEWTMGAYATDFVEKIWPLSYRGGKIFGYPSEGAKDLIARPSGGYLWDKCAEAKVSYRTYGEWVTNGKRRPDGGFEDGTPSVPALKDKIDPKFRGYDLEYTDVKRAERFISEVKRFEAAGEMPKMQVIRLPNDHTAGTKVGAPTVTAMVADNDLALGMVVEAVSKSKFWKETAIFVIEDDTQNGPDHVDAHRSVALVISPYTKRKSVDSTLYSTTSMLRTMELILGVQPMSQFDAAARPMYNSFTAKPDLSGYAHEVPKVDLNEKNKPGGFGAVWMEKQNLAKEDTLDDLLFSEIIWKAVRGAKSSMPPPVRAAFFVPLKAPKKDKDDDDD; encoded by the coding sequence ATGCGTGGGCAATCTCTGTTAGCGGTCGGGACACTCCTGATCGCGTGCGCCGGACTGTTCGCGGTCGATCCCCCTGCAAAAAGCGAACAAAAGGCGGAATCGAAGCCGCTCGAGCGCGTGCTGCCGGGGCTGCGCAAAGACGGGTCCGTGCAACTCCCGAACCAGTGGTCGTTGCGGCCCGCGGGCCGGCACATCGAAGCCGGCGACTTCCCCGTCAACATCGCGATTCACCCGACCGGTGAGTTCGCTGCGGTGCTGTGTGCCGGGTTCGGCCCGCACGAAATTCTCATCATCGACCTCAACCCGGAGCGCACCCGGGTGCTCTCCCGCGTCCAGATTAATCAGGCGTTCTACGGCCTCACCTGGAGCGTCGATGGGAAGCAAATCTGCGCGAGTGGCGGTGAAGACGAAGTCGTTCACGTTTTCGACTTCGACAAGGGCTATCTGACGAAGGGCAAGCCGCTCGACGTGAGCGTGCCGAAGCGCAAGGGCGTGGTCGGTGGGCTCGCCTTCGACCCCACGGGCAAGGATCTGTTCGTCGCGGTGCCGTGGGCCGATGCGGTGGTCCGCGTGCCGCTCGTGAACCCGGAAAACAAGAAGGTCATTCCGTTCACTCCAGAACAGTTCAAGAAGGAACCCAATAAAGGAGAACCGCCCAGCCCGCCGGACGGTCGCAAGGAGGAGAAAACGAACGCGAAGACCCAGGACGAACCGGAGGGGGCCAAAGATCCGCAAGTGTACCCGTATGCGTGCCTCGTGGAGCCGGGCGGCAAGCGGTGCTTCGTCAGCTTGTGGGCACGGGCCGGCGTCGCAGTAATCGACCTCGAAAAGAACCAGGTCGTCGCGACGTGGGCCACCGCGGAGCACCCGACGGAGATGGTGCTGTCGCCGAAGGGCGACGCCCTTTATGTTGCGTGCGCGAATTCCACGAAAGTGAGCGTGATCGACCCGGCGACCGGTCAGGGGCTCCAGACAATCAACTGTGCCCTCTACCCGAACGCGCCCAACGGGAACACGCCGAACAGTCTCACGATGACGCCCGACGGCCAGATGCTCTTCGTCGCCAACGCGGACGCGAACAACCTCGGCGTGTTCACCATCGCCGACCGCACAAAGGCCGTGTCACTCGGGTTCATCCCGACCGGGTGGTACCCGACCAGCGTGCGCTACAACCCGACCGACAAGCAGCTCTACGTCGCCAACGGGAAAGGGTTGTCGTCCAAGGCGAACCGCGGCGGGCCGAACCCGCTCGTTCCCTTCGCGCGCAACCTGAACGAGTACATCGGGCAGTTACTCAAAGGCTCTCTCGCCGTCATGAAGTTGCCCACCCCGGAGCAAATGGCAACGCACAGCAAGACCGCGTACTCGTGCAGCCCGTACCTCCAGGGCGGCGCGGTGCGGGCCGATGCCGTGGAAGCGGGTAACCCGATCCCCAAGAAGCTCGGGGACGCCAGCCCGATCAAGTACTGCATCTACGTCGTGAAGGAGAACCGCACCTACGATCAGGTGTTCGGGGACATCAAGGAGGGCAACGGCGATGCCTCGCTGTGCCTGTTCCCCGAAGCGGTGACGCCGAACCACCACAAACTCGCGAAGCAGTTCGTTCTGCTCGACAATCTGTACGTCGATGGCGAGGTGTCGGCCGACGGCCACGAGTGGACGATGGGCGCCTACGCGACCGACTTCGTGGAGAAGATTTGGCCGCTGAGCTACCGCGGCGGGAAGATTTTCGGCTACCCCAGCGAGGGCGCGAAGGACCTCATCGCCCGGCCGAGTGGCGGGTACCTGTGGGACAAGTGCGCGGAAGCGAAGGTCAGCTACCGGACTTACGGCGAGTGGGTGACCAACGGGAAGCGCAGGCCGGACGGCGGGTTCGAGGACGGCACGCCCTCGGTGCCCGCGCTGAAGGACAAGATCGACCCGAAGTTCCGCGGGTACGATCTCGAATACACGGACGTGAAGCGAGCGGAGCGATTCATCAGTGAGGTGAAGCGGTTCGAGGCGGCGGGCGAGATGCCGAAGATGCAGGTGATTCGCCTCCCGAACGACCACACGGCCGGGACGAAAGTCGGCGCACCAACCGTGACCGCGATGGTCGCGGACAACGACCTCGCGCTCGGGATGGTGGTCGAAGCCGTCAGCAAGAGCAAGTTCTGGAAGGAAACGGCGATTTTCGTGATCGAGGACGACACGCAGAACGGTCCCGACCACGTGGACGCGCACCGCTCCGTGGCGCTCGTGATCTCGCCGTACACGAAGCGCAAGTCCGTGGACAGCACGCTGTACTCGACCACGAGCATGCTGCGCACGATGGAACTGATCCTCGGCGTGCAGCCGATGAGCCAGTTCGACGCGGCTGCGCGGCCCATGTACAACTCGTTCACCGCGAAGCCCGACCTGAGCGGCTACGCGCACGAGGTGCCGAAAGTGGACCTCAACGAGAAGAACAAGCCGGGCGGGTTCGGCGCTGTGTGGATGGAGAAACAGAACCTCGCGAAGGAAGACACGCTGGACGATCTGCTGTTCAGCGAGATCATCTGGAAGGCCGTGCGTGGGGCGAAGAGCTCGATGCCGCCTCCGGTGCGGGCCGCGTTCTTCGTGCCGCTCAAGGCCCCGAAGAAGGACAAGGACGACGACGACGATTGA